The Cydia amplana chromosome 1, ilCydAmpl1.1, whole genome shotgun sequence DNA segment GTGTGCCTTTTagcataggcctcctccaaccttCTCCACTCTACTCTGTCCTCTGCAACTCTGGACCAGTAAGGCCCCATGTCAAGATTTATATTTTCAAGCCCGTTTTGTAGGTTGATCAAGCTTTCTTGCTGTCTTAATGTTCTAGTATTCAGTGTTGCAATTTTGACGGATtcacttttttttagtttcttttGTTGGAGGGTATTGGTCTAGTACTCCCACGGTGACCAGCTGGCTTGGGAGTTTATTGTGGATTTTCTTTGTCTGGTTAATAGTTACTTTCTTTACCCTTCTCAAAGCATATGCAGAATAAATGTGAGAAAGAGGATTAAACTTATTAACCCAGTAGTCCTCACTGTACATGCTTGAGAAAAACCACTACAATTCCGACCACATATCAAACCTCCCTCACAATAAACACACAGTATATCCTCCCTTATTTCATGTCAACACAACTGAGCAGAACACAAAATTCCATGCAATAGCTAGCTTGCCAAAAAAGGTCATGACTAGTTTGTTGCACATATATAATCATAGATGATTATAAAAGTATTTTTCCTTGTGATTGAGACTAAAACGAATAGTGAGTGTACTTAGAAGATTGAGATTCCATATTTTACATACatttaatactaataaaattaacCTAAATTTGTAAAACATTAGGAAATTACAGTAACAAAATATTGTATGCACCACCTAAATAGAAAAGAAAATGTATTGCATATGTGGAGTCCAACCTGTTTCCAGCCCAGGAGTTTCTTGACGGCAGGGCTTGTGAAAGAAAACAAGCTATTCAAGCTGGACATCGGCCCGCTGCTCGAGGATTCCCCATCGTCGGTGTCCATGGCGACCGCCCGATACTATGCTTCGGTGACTCACTGCTCCAGGAGTTCAACAAATACACCACGGAAACGTTCAAACGGCCATCGATACACTTGGTATTCCCCACAAGTACTATACTAATTACAAAACACTAAGCGTTGCGACGCTAATCACGAACGATAACACTAACACTGTATTCCTTTATTTAAAACACTTGTACGTTGCACTTTTAATTTGTGCTGCAACTCGTTCTCAGGTTTCTAGCTTGGGTCAGGATAAATTtcgaaaatgaaaataaaacgcTTGTCAAGTGCGTCAAGTGCctccattggttttttttttaaatttgtgtcATTGAATAGTGATGTGACTAATGTGATCCTGATCAATGACGTTTACTTAGGCCAAGAACGCACCACGATCCTTTGTCGCGCGATTATTTTGTCGCAGAAATGCAACGTATGTGTTTATATGCCAGTGCGCGCACATGTGACAAGAAAATATGTAATACAGcgcgattttaaaatcgcgTCGCACGatttaaaatcgtggtgcgcgcttggccttagGCACTAACAATGACTTATGAGTAATTAGGAATCAAGTAATTACTTCTGGCCTACATgattattacaattattttatgtgcctaatttaaattaatgaagCTCTCTACCAACATATACTAAACCATAaccatatagatggtcaaaccaatttgttagtaaataggtacaaaaaaaattatactcatccttttcttttgggtgctagtattagtgtaagacaaagatagtatgactctctatgtctatatttgaaataagacagtcctttgacacactatagtaaATAAAGAGATGAGTGTATGTGCACCTTAATTATTCCGTTCCTATTCAGGCATCTATCGTTATTGGATGTTGCTACAAAAACATTGTTATAAAAGCGTGCCACCGTGTAAAGAAACGAACTATTCGGATCTTACGAGAATTTTCTCGAATTATTTTGAATTGTCATTTCATTCATATTCGGTTTGGTATCTTGCGCTACGCTAAGCTATATTTTGTGTTTAACGAACAAAGAGAAATACTGGTGATATTGATattgtttcattgaaaactCTTACTATACACAGATTACAGTAGATTTAACTAATAAACCTAATCACAAGCATCAGCAATTATGGAACAGGTGAGTTAGGTTATAATGATTATCAACTAAACTTTCATTATGGATTACTTAGTATTAACTTATGATAATTGTTTTAGGTTAACCAGTTAAAGGAAAAAGGTAACGAGGCGTTGTCTGCCGGGAATTATGATGTCGCGATAAAGTGTTACACGGACGCTATCGCTTTAGACCCGAATAACCACGTTCTGTACAGCAACCGGTCAGCCGCTCACGCTAAGGCAGGAAAATATGATGAGGCTCTTGAGGACGCTGAAAAGACAGTGTCTCTTAACCCCACTTGGGGCAAAGGGTATTCTAGAAAGGGTTCAGCACTTGCTTTCCTAGGTAGATTCGATGAAGCAATCGCAGCTTACGAATTGGGACTGAAACACGAGCCTGGGAATCAGCAGTTGGTGTCAGGGCTGGACGAGGTGCGAGGACAGGCTGGCATGCTTAAGGAGTTCATGCAGAGGCTGGAGAATGATCCAGAATGCAGGGAGTGGATGAAGGATCCAGAATACATGAAATTAGTAATGGTGAGTACTATCTGGtaactacattttatttatatttatgaaataatcttTCTTACATTATAACTGTAAATTAATTGAATccgaaatacctacttactaagtGAACTGTCAATGTGCCTATAATTTATTTTGGAATAATTAACCTGTGCAGATAACCTATGTGCTAGTGATTATTAACTTTGATTTTTGGTACACTTCCATTGGTTCTTGTCTTTTAAACTCTTCTTCTTCGGAAAGTACTGATGATGGGTTACAAAGTCATAGTTTGAGGGATCAATTTGTTACCATAGCAACAATCTATGAGAAAGTGGTTTATGTATATTACTAAATAGATTAATATACAGTACATTTAGATTTATTAATGCAGACCTTATTGAGGCATATCTTCATTTATTTCAGTCCATTGCATCAAACCCCTTTGATACTCGCAACATAACTAAAAACAAAGATAAGCGCTTCCCAAAAACCCTTGGTCATTACCTCGGTATCAACCTCAAAGGTAGTGAATGGCCCATGGATGTAGACCCACCAGCACCGGAGAAGAAGCCATCACCACCACCAGAGAAACAAGAACCACCTAAACCCAAATACGATGATTTACCAGAAAACAGAAGACTGGCATTACAAGAAAAAGATCTTGGCaatgaatgttataaaaaaaagGACTTTGATGCTGCTATTCACCACTATAGGAAAGCTATTGAACATGATTCCTCAGATATAACATTTTACACAAATATGGCTGCAGTTTATTTTGAGAAAAAAGAATATGAGAAGTGCATCAAGGAGTGTGAGAACGCCATAGAGATTGGAAGGGAGAATAGAGCTGATTTTAAGTTAATAGCTAAAGCCTTTACCAGAATTGGTAAGTTTTTTGAATGTACTTAGCTCTggtgggcattttccgcaaatggACAACCATTGTGCCATTTTGCGTAAAAATGCGGTAACCTACTCTAACCACACCAGCTCCTCCAGGAACCTAGCAATGTTTTCAGGTTGgaatcatattattaaatttagagGCAGATAACAATAGGGCTATAATAAAGTATGGTAACAACACAAAGTTAAAGTAATTGATTAAAAGTATACGCAGTGCAGCATTCGGGCATTATTCCATTTTAGGCTTGGCATAATTTGATGTCCCTGTGCATGCacaagataagataatgacttttGACAACCCTTagtagccgaaagggatagtgccatacattagaaagggaCAACATGATTTGTCCCTGAATCACTgttaaacttcggttttgtaggaaatttCCTTTCTATACGGTAGtactaggtattatttattctgtggtataggtTTATGTTATTTTTGACAATTAATAATGCCCCAATGCACAACTCATTATGATCAAAATGTCCTTTGGCTGCCTAAAGGGATTGTCTGAAATATATTTGTAATATGATTTTAGGTAATGCATATAAGAAAATGGAGCAATGGAAGTTAGCAAAAACCTACTATGAGAAGTCCATGTCTGAGCACCGAACACCAGAGATCAAGACTCTCCTGAGCGAGGTTGAGAAGAGAATTGTGGAGGAGGAGCGGAAAGCCTACGTTGATCCTGTCAAGGCTGAACAGGAGAAGGAATTGGGCAACGATTACTTTAAGAAAGGTTAGCATTGTCAGTATTAAGTGGTTACTTAGATCGCAAGAGTGTAATCTATCATccatttaaattacaaaaaaagagcggagcggagggttccgcaccatcaacaaaaaatagaccaaaacaagcaaaaaaacggttacccatccaagtactgaccccgcccgacgttgcataacttcggtcaaaaatcacgtttgttgtatgggagccccacttaaatctttattttattctgtttttagtatttgttgttatagcggcaacagaaatacatcatctgtgaaaatttcaactgtctagctatcacggttcgtgagatacagcctggtgacagacggacggacggatggacagcggagtcttaataatagggtcccgtttttaccctttgggtacggaaccctaattattaGAACAACAAATTAGAATTATTAAAATGGGTCACCCAAAGCTTCAGTCATTACAAGGCGTTCATTGGCTGACCAACACAGACCTATAGCGTGAGTGACGCGATTTAATGTTTGAGTTA contains these protein-coding regions:
- the LOC134648129 gene encoding stress-induced-phosphoprotein 1; the protein is MEQVNQLKEKGNEALSAGNYDVAIKCYTDAIALDPNNHVLYSNRSAAHAKAGKYDEALEDAEKTVSLNPTWGKGYSRKGSALAFLGRFDEAIAAYELGLKHEPGNQQLVSGLDEVRGQAGMLKEFMQRLENDPECREWMKDPEYMKLVMSIASNPFDTRNITKNKDKRFPKTLGHYLGINLKGSEWPMDVDPPAPEKKPSPPPEKQEPPKPKYDDLPENRRLALQEKDLGNECYKKKDFDAAIHHYRKAIEHDSSDITFYTNMAAVYFEKKEYEKCIKECENAIEIGRENRADFKLIAKAFTRIGNAYKKMEQWKLAKTYYEKSMSEHRTPEIKTLLSEVEKRIVEEERKAYVDPVKAEQEKELGNDYFKKGDYSNAVKHYTEAIKRNPDDPKLYSNRAACYTKLAAFDLGLRDCDICCKLDPKFIKGWIRKGKILQGMQQPSKALTAYQKALELDPSNAEALEGYRACSTQLNSNPEEVRKRAMADPEVQTILRDPAMRCILEQMQQDPHALQDHLKNPDIAAKIQKLLESGLIAIH